From the Limanda limanda chromosome 2, fLimLim1.1, whole genome shotgun sequence genome, one window contains:
- the tdrd7a gene encoding tudor domain-containing protein 7A, with amino-acid sequence MSDSEAINKILRSVLQSRNGGVSINSLQSEYRSLCGQNIPLMKLGFSELEGFLRSIPSVVKLEYRMGELKCFAAACRETAHIAELVARQKSSKKSGHSQVVNCKMRFKPSNPLMFNLRPRSSLRQPSAGGASNWTSNRSPTCGGSRAFSASGDYRQLDKKLSYFTPVEQRQPAAQPAVGQYVRKENVFANCQQPKEKPLERTSRPNSSKSSLYDVGLMQSRITLLLKRYCSGLWMSKISELYSKMFNQSLHPQVLKDLEKWTHICMLEQTSCNNRADRLVFPPLLQKLSVVPRIVANNTPVTSPTNSEASTTQTSSRPSTPEEPTPSSKSPLAQPTFIFPPQPAAASSGKQLSSVTLRSPLHNPALAPQIPPRASRAAKECNTPPCPYILPLSKLTFSSTSDSAPSSTTSSVIVSVEVRQRIKELLTKYSQGFWAHALPELFIETYKTPFPENVLDHLPLLLDMCSVEYPIPHDKNRAILYISDMEATDGQQCSCPFPSGLEVPSPKITPALPRPSEQFPSVLVTEAKSNAVTIRYVGENYSNAQEAMEDAMWSFYSQGSTHHSLSNPLVGQLIAVRGEGGDELARAQVTEVMAPDKVKVYYVDYGFSVEMSGSNLLELHQDFLSLPFQATNVKLAGLETLSTHTLVQSSLDKLVVGKILLMETLEPCQQNEVPFVVLYDTSQDDDININSTCLKSLQDNTMNNPLTLNGTQQDVCVTKVSPDGIIYCQLPSRGTAKLKKLLEKTEAFFILQRTSESLVSRPFSGKFCLASYKGKWSRVEITNMYNNRVLEILFIDLGISATVEVTALREIPPPLLKDFTTIPPQAIKCRLADLKVPEGEWSPQAVQWMEVAVMSSEDCKMKITKLDEHKGALLVYMYLFVGVDSQELLKSINHELAQSEQWQKLTTQNNYTVTSSTYIMDTGLDALVEKLTLNSPVPSPFVKTSNQPCHEADSSLTNGTTKNVKQPLPLPPLLELPQPGQNMDVFVPVACHPRYFVLQPWQDLHKLTVLMGEMIFYYNQHKTTTPTHIQSGDFFAARIDKNWHRIQVKGILANGLVSVYELDYGKHEHVHSNLIRPLIEEFRQLPFQAVTAQLAGVKNNQWSEEASILFRNHVEKKALVAQVVSVHEGSEVKGKLKEPRLTVYLVDTTLEEKDLWIHTLMVDMDVELSSAA; translated from the exons ATGTCGGACAGCGAGGCGATCAACAAAATCTTGCGGTCTGTTCTTCAGTCCAGGAATGGTGGTGTGTCCATCAACAGTCTCCAGTCAGAGTACCGGTCACTGTGTGGACAGAACATCCCGCTTATGAAGCTGGGCTTCTCTGAACTGGAGGGCTTCCTCAGAAGTATCCCTTCTGTGGTCAAGTTGGAGTACCGCATGGGTGAG CTGAAATGCTTTGCCGCAGCATGTAGAGAAACGGCCCACATTGCTGAGCTGGTGGCCAGGCAGAAGAGCTCCAAAAAGTCCGGCCACTCCCAAGTCGTCAACTGCAAGATGAGATTCAAACCCTCCAACCCCCTCATGTTCAATT TGAGGCCGAGGTCCTCCCTCCGCCAGCCCTCAGCTGGTGGTGCTTCCAACTGGACATCAAATCGTTCTCCGACTTGCGGTGGCTCCAGAGCTTTCAGTGCATCAGGAGACTACAG GCAGCTGGACAAAAAGTTAAGCTACTTCACACCTGTCGAACAGAGACAACCGGCTGCTCAACCAGCTGTGGGACAGTATGTCAG GAAAGAGAACGTGTTTGCAAACTGCCAGCAACCCAAAG AGAAGCCCCTGGAACGAACGTCCAGACCAAATTCATCCAAG TCCAGCCTGTATGACGTGGGGCTGATGCAGAGCAGAATAACTCTCCTTCTGAAGAGGTACTGCAGTGGACTGTGGATGTCAAAGATATCAGAGCTCTACAGTAAAATGTTCAATCAGAGTCTTCACCCTCAGGTGCTCAAAGACCTGGAGAAGTGGACACACATCTGTATG TTGGAGCAAACATCCTGTAATAACCGAGCTGACAGGCTGGTCTTCCCCCCTCTGCTTCAAAAGCTCTCTGTTGTCCCTCGAATTGTCGCCAACAACACCCCTGTTACATCTCCCACTAACTCTGAAGCCAGCACCACACAAACTTCTTCACGTCCCTCAACACCTGAAGAACCCACCCCTAGCTCCAAAAGCCCTTTAGCTCAGCCCACCTTCATTTTTCCTCCccaacctgctgctgcctcttcaGGCAAGCAGCTCTCCTCTGTCACGTTGCGTAGCCCTCTCCACAACCCAGCTCTGGCTCCCCAAATACCCCCACGTGCCAGTCGTGCAGCCAAAGAATGTAACACTCCACCTTGCCCTTACATTTTACCCCTTTCGAAGCTCACCTTCTCCTCTACCTCTGATTCTGCCCCTTCCTCAACAACTTCTTCTGTCATTGTGTCGGTTGAAGTGCGTCAGAGAATAAAGGAGCTTCTGACCAAGTACAGCCAAGGTTTTTGGGCCCATGCTTTGCCGGAACTGTTCATTGAGACATATAAGACGCCATTTCCTGAGAATGTTCTGGACCACTTGCCTCTTCTCCTGGATATGTGCTCTGTGGAGTACCCCATACCACACGACAAGAACAGG GCCATCCTGTATATCTCAGACATGGAAGCCACAGACGGGCAGCAGTGCAGTTGTCCCTTCCCCTCTGGTCTCGAGGTCCCGAGCCCCAAGATTACTCCCGCTCTGCCTCGTCCCTCAGAGCAGTTTCCCTCTGTGCTAGTTACTGAGGCTAAGAGCAATGCTGTTACCATAAG GTATGTAGGCGAGAACTACTCCAATGCCCAGGAAGCCATGGAGGATGCGATGTGGTCCTTCTACAGCCAAGGCTCCACCCACCACTCTCTGTCTAACCCTCTTGTTGGTCAGCTGATAGCAGTCAGGGGAGAGGGTGGAGACGAGCTGGCCAGAGCTCAGGTCACAGAGGTTATGGCCCCTGACAAAGTCAAG GTGTATTATGTTGACTATGGCTTCTCCGTGGAGATGAGTGGGAGTAATCTCCTGGAGCTGCACCAggatttcctctctcttcccttccaGGCCACTAATGTGAAACTGGCAG GTTTAGAGACTCTCAGCACCCACACACTGGTCCAGTCCTCCCTAGATAAGTTGGTAGTTGGGAAGATTCTGCTTATGGAGACATTGGAGCCATGTCAGCAGAACGAGGTGCCTTTTGTAGTGTTGTACGACACGTCACAGGATGATGACATTAACATTAACTCCACCTGCCTCAAGAGCCTGCAGGACAATACCATGAACAACCCTCTGACT TTGAATGGTACCCAACAGGACGTGTGCGTCACCAAAGTGAGTCCAGATGGCATCATCTACTGCCAGCTTCCCTCCAGAGGAACAGCAAAACTTAAAAAGTTACTGGAAAAAACGGAGgccttcttcatcctccag AGGACGTCTGAGTCCCTGGTATCCAGACCCTTCAGTGGAAAGTTCTGTCTTGCCAGCTACAAAGGAAAGTGGTCCAGAGTCGAG ATCACCAACATGTACAACAACAGAGTGTTGGAGATCCTCTTCATTGACTTGGGGATCTCTGCAACTGTAGAGGTGACTGCTCTCCGAGAGATTCCCCCTCCTTTACTCAAAGACTTCACCACCATCCCACCGCAG GCAATCAAATGTCGTCTGGCCGACCTCAAAGTTCCAGAGGGGGAATGGAGCCCACAGGCCGTTCAGTGGATGGAGGTGGCTGTCATGAGCTCGGAAGACTGTAAAATGAAG ATCACGAAACTAGACGAGCACAAAGGTGCACTGCTGGTCTATATGTACCTCTTCGTTGGGGTCGACAGCCAGGAACTGCTCAAGAGCATCAACCATGAGCTGGCTCAGTCTGAGCAGTGGCAGAAACTTACCACTCAGAACAACTACACAGTCACCAGCAGTACCTATATCATGGATACAG GTCTCGATGCTCTAGTGGAGAAGTTGACTCTGAACAGCCCAGTTCCGAGCCCGTTTGTTAAGACTTCAAACCAGCCTTGCCACGAAGCAGACTCCTCTCTCACAAATGGAACCACCAAAAATGTGAAGCAGCCACTTCCATTGCCTCCTTTACTGGAGCTTCCCCAG CCTGGTCAGAACATGGATGTGTTTGTGCCAGTGGCCTGCCACCCGAGGTACTTTGTGCTACAGCCATGGCAGGACCTGCATAAGCTAACCGTTTTGATGGGGGAGATGATCTTCTACTACAATCAACACAAGACCACTACccccacacacattcagagtGGAGATTTCTTTGCTGCCAGAATAGACAAGAA CTGGCACCGCATTCAGGTGAAAGGCATTCTGGCCAACGGGTTGGTGTCTGTCTATGAGCTCGACTATGGAAAACATGAGCATGTCCACAGTAATCTCATCAGGCCCCTGATCGAGGAATTCCGACAACTGCCTTTCCAGGCTGTTACTGCGCAACTGGCAG GTGTGAAGAACAACCAGTGGTCAGAGGAGGCCTCCATTTTATTCAGAAACCATGTGGAGAAGAAAGCTCTGGTAGCCCAGGTGGTGAGTGTGCATGAGGGGTCAGAGGTTAAAGGCAAGCTGAAGGAGCCCCGGTTGACCGTTTATCTTGTGGACACAACGCTGGAGGAGAAGGACCTGTGGATTCACACCCTCATGGTCGACATGGACGTCGAGCTGTCTTCCGCTGCGTAA
- the stra6l gene encoding STRA6-like: protein MEKDRVEPEISTVQVCQSGISVELFLHLSLIPAVLIVAVLSFLQKRAYSLAIDGRLPFLGGRFGIVVPLDTIGSLSNRWSYGFAFGAVSSSVLLLFSESYIPFTLPPWARALVYLVGALEVGMVYFPFFACLSTPFRTAGAVLGILYSLSWIIVTVWDTFTCPDGKILGPYQKVIIQWPCILSLIFLLGRFIYILVKGVRIRLQFQREDPEELIGQHQVQHVKGLLRKTPAHSEPLSWFQRRVYEWDPHFKFPNRIIGTSIISLIGLYTMTIADYSLSNVAFGQVDRWKNTLQQLVSSCNQTEALGAMIPQLEEFIDVARKSWLATTIFASVHSVGYTFHVLACYRKHLKRLWRGQRGFIPEKFHKPSSAVSVASIARYSGWQIAFTLWGYLIVHFVHFLLALLVAYVLVIPIQHGTQLIMLTNLGIIVLTIGLVISLVILQIALVQIFFLQDKISPTDKDKPLALNNRKAFHCFNYFFFFYNVVMGISNCIMRLLCSIFVGTWLVSRIDRTIMPRGYESMDAGYSTWIGMIFADHYHNNPVMVCFCQLLVSNKLERHKASVYSTFNNMPSETPVNSKARRRWMLFHTLLRNPHLILLRKQHLSSSSLLRTSSSPQADMVVRAWVMASLTQTSHVESQSLPEVIITPAVEC, encoded by the exons ATGGAAAAAGACCGTGTGGAACCCGA GATCTCCACAGTTCAGGTCTGTCAAAGTGGAATCTCTGTGGAACTCTTCCTGCACCTGTCACTCATACCTGCA GTGTTGATTGTAGCGGTGCTGTCATTCCTCCAGAAGAGAGCATACAGCCTGGCCATCGATGGCAGACTTCCCTTCCTGGGGGGACGTTTTGGCATCGTGGT GCCTTTGGACACTATAGGCAGCCTCAGTAACCGTTGGTCCTATGGGTTTGCTTTTGGTGCAGTTTCCAGCAGcgtcctgctgctcttctctgAAAGTTACATCCCCTTCACCCTCCCACCCTGGGCTCGAG CTCTTGTGTACCTGGTTGGAGCTTTAGAAGTGGGCATGGTGTATTTCCCTTTCTTTGCTTGTCTGTCCACGCCTTTCCGAACAGCTGGTGCTGTGCTGGGGATACTCTACTCTCTGTCCTG GATCATCGTCACAGTGTGGGACACGTTCACCTGTCCTGATGGCAAG ATTTTAGGTCCATACCAGAAGGTGATCATCCAGTGGCCGTGCatcctctccctcatcttcctcttgggacgatttatttacattctgGTTAAAGGTGTTCGAATACGGCTGCAGTTTCAACGGGAG GACCCTGAGGAGCTGATTGGGCAACACCAGGTGCAGCATGTGAAGGGACTGCTGAGGAAAACACCAGCACACAG tgaaccACTCAGCTGGTTCCAGAGGCGGGTGTATGAGTGGGACCCGCACTTCAAGTTCCCCAACAGGATCATTGGCACTTCCATTATATCCCTCATAGGCCTTTATACG ATGACTATCGCAGACTACAGTCTCAGTAATGTGGCTTTTGGCCAAGTGGACAGGTGGAAGAACACATTGCAACAACTGGTTTCTTCTTGTAACCAGACTGAGGCTCTGGGAGCCATGATACCACAGCTGGAAGAATTCATTGACGTGGCTCGGA AGTCTTGGCTAGCTACCACCATCTTTGCTAGTGTCCACTCTGTTGGGTACACTTTCCATGTATTGGCATGTTACAG GAAACACTTGAAGAGACtgtggagaggacagaggggttTTATTCCTGAGAAGTTTCACAAACCCAGTTCGGCTGTCAGCgta GCCTCAATTGCAAGATACTCTGGATGGCAAATCGCGTTTACACTGTGGG gcTATCTGATTGTCCATTttgtccacttcctgttggcCCTGCTCGTGGCCTATGTGCTGGTTATCCCTATACAGCATGGGACACAACTGATTATGCTCACTAACCTGGGAATCATTGT tctcaccATCGGTCTGGTAATCAGCCTGGTGATTCTCCAGATTGCTCTGGTGCAGATCTTCTTCCTCCAGGACAAAATATCTCCGACAGATAAAGACAAACCTCTGGCGCTTAACAACAG GAAGGCGTTCCACTGCTTCAActacttcttctttttctacaACGTGGTGATGGGGATCAGCAACTGCATCATGAGGCTGCTGTGCAGCATCTTTGTAGGAACGTGGCTGGTGTCACGCATAGACCGAACCATCATGCCGAGAGGATATGAAAGCATGGATGCCG GCTACAGTACTTGGATTGGGATGATCTTTGCTGACCACTATCATAACAATCCAGTCATGGTGTGTTTCTGTCAGCTGCTCGTCTCCAACAAGCTGGAGAGACACAAGGCTTCTGTTTACTCCACATTCAACAACATGCCATctg AAACCCCCGTTAACAGTAAGGCCAGGAGGCGCTGGATGTTGTTTCACACTTTGCTGAGAAACCCTCATCTGATCCTGCTCAGAAAGCAGCacctctcctcatcctcgttGTTACGGACATCTTCTTCTCCCCAGGCAGACATGGTGGTGCGGGCTTGGGTCATGGCCTCACTCACGCAGACAAGCCATGTGGAGTCACAGTCCCTGCCAGAGGTCATAATCACTCCAGCAGTGGAATGTTGA
- the LOC133018698 gene encoding phospholipid-transporting ATPase ABCA1-like, with protein CNSFSPLCLSRSSTSHLKPIGEEDEDVARERQRIMGGGGQTDILELRQLTKIYKRKQKPAVDRLCVGIPPGECFGLLGVNGAGKTSTFKMLTRDSLVTGGEAFLAGKSVTKEIDEVHQNMGYCPQFDTINDLLTGREHLEFYAILRGVPEKEVCEVAEWGIRKLGLVKYVDKSAGSYSGGNMRKLSTAIALIGGPPVVFLDEPTTGMDPKARRALWNAILSIIKEGRSVVLTSHSMEECEALCTRMAIMVNGRFRCLGSVQHLKNRCREDVRTHEKAFVSWNGGDHGVPSEPCACVWQRRTHLCQRVYPVCPETNNQDGNFDRQGGELLICTGGGVTRDSSGSDHVSTVDHLHTWIQTVLKISL; from the exons TGCAACTCTTTTTCCCCTCTGTGCTTGTCCAGGTCGTCCACCAGTCACCTGAAGCCTAttggagaagaagatgaagacgtggccagagagcgacagaggatcatgggtggaggaggacagaCCGACATCCTGGAGCTCAGGCAGCTTACCAAGATTTACAAGCGGAAACAGAAGCCAGCAGTGGACCGGCTGTGTGTCGGCATCCCCCCTGGAGAG TGCTTTGGTTTGCTGGGGGTGAATGGAGCAGGAAAAACCAGCACCTTTAAAATGCTGACAAGAGACTCTCTAGTGACCGGTGGAGAAGCGTTCCTGGCTGGCAAAAG TGTAACCAAAGAGATCGATGAAGTGCATCAGAACATGGGCTACTGTCCCCAGTTTGATACTATCAACGACCTGCTGACTGGCAGAGAGCATCTGGAGTTTTACGCCATTCTGAGAGGAGTGCCTGAGAAGGAAGTCTGTGAG GTGGCAGAGTGGGGCATCCGGAAGCTGGGCCTGGTGAAATATGTGGACAAGTCAGCAGGCAGCTACAGTGGAGGAAACATGAGGAAACTATCGACTGCCATCGCTCTCATAGGAGGACCGCCTGTCGTGTTTCTG GATGAACCAACCACAGGCATGGACCCGAAGGCGCGTCGGGCCTTGTGGAACGCCATCCTGAGCATCATCAAGGAGGGACGATCTGTAGTCCTCACCTCTCACAG CATGGAGGAGTGTGAGGCCCTTTGCACCAGGATGGCCATCATGGTCAACGGCAGGTTTCGCTGTCTGGGCAGCGTACAGCACCTCAAGAACAG ATGCAGAGAAGACGTCAGGACTCATGAGAAAG CCTTCGTGTCCTGGAATGGAGGAGATCATGGCGTGCCCTCTGAACCTTGCGCCTGTGTGTGGCAGCGACGGACACACTTATGCCAACGAGTGTACCCTGTGTGTCCAGAGACA AACAACCAGGATGGAAATTTTGATCGTCAAGGAGGAGAGCTGCTGATCTGCACCGGAGGAGGCGTCACCAGGGACTCATCAGGATCTGATCATGTGTCCACTGTGGACCACTTACATACCTGGATCCAAACTGTCCTAAAGATTTCCCTCTAA
- the spink4 gene encoding serine peptidase inhibitor, Kazal type 4, translated as MTGRAVFLGLLLVCLAADAEKTSGLMRKPSCPGMEEIMACPRDFAPVCGSDGNTYANECTLCVQRQTTGMEILIVKEESC; from the exons ATGACTGGAAGAGCTGTTTTCCTGGGactcctgcttgtttgtttggctGCAG ATGCAGAGAAGACGTCAGGACTCATGAGAAAG CCTTCGTGTCCTGGAATGGAGGAGATCATGGCGTGCCCTCGGGACTTCGCTCCTGTGTGTGGCAGCGACGGAAACACTTATGCCAACGAGTGTACCCTATGTGTCCAGAGACA AACAACCGGGATGGAAATTTTGATCGTCAAGGAGGAGAGCTGCTGA
- the LOC133018706 gene encoding dynein regulatory complex subunit 4-like: protein MAAPKSKKAGKKNAGKKKSSAVVVSRPTEMTKEEMEELIVHLGEEVKRVQDEKKLFRLESEKNQTVWETCRRHMEKVKDVLRQRHREREEFQLRHRVEISLFKEKMKHVLSEHHNTISGLKLATAASASLTQNQHAESELAVRSETMQADAREKTLRNKKFIEELKLKHQVELLEKTDNYDRRNRELEVKFNEKMEAAIEVEETKRKSEVNELDDRMAARVIELTEDHGRALKVAQEYYSSIQNKVLADEKVLKEEAAEALKQLTRVDKHLSVAQRENKHLRESLHEAQQELPELRAQLQEYNQTKAKMVKSGARAKIAEKELWDLNIEHELLRQALEKVKEECDELQRKQKEIKLALQQKSGLEHLRLEMRLAALTETVEKTEGQLRAALSTAAATDTDKSSAANMLKETLESKQETIAELEEDLAQGHKEYKQLLQISTSRLRALGVPLHDFPFRPAKQTLNKSYAREKKTARS from the exons ATGGCG GCACCTAAGAGCAAGAAGGCCGGGAAAAAAAATGCCGGTAAAAAGAAGTCCTCTGCGGTGGTGGTCAGTCGGCCAACAGAGATGACCAAGGAAGAG ATGGAGGAGCTAATTGTTCATCtcggtgaggaggtgaagagagtgCAGGATGAGAAGAAGCTCTTCAGGCTGGAGAGTGAGAAGAACCAGACAGTCTGGGAAACTTGCAGGAGGCACATGGAGAAGGTGAAGGATGTGCTGAGGCAAAGACAccgggagagagaggagtttCAGCTGCGCCACCGAGTGGAGATCAGT CTTTTCAAGGAGAAGATGAAGCACGTCCTGTCTGAGCACCACAACACCATCTCCGGGCTGAAGTTGGCCACCGCCGCCTCCGCATCACTGACACAGAACCAGCACGCCGAGTCAGAGCTGGCGGTGCGGAGCGAAACAATGCAGGCGGACGCCAGAGAGAAGACGCTTCGCAACAAAAAGTTCATCGAGGAACTCAAACTG AAACACCAGGTCGAACTGTTGGAGAAGACAGACAACTATGACCGGAGAAACAGAG AACTGGAGGTGAAATTTAACGAGAAGATGGAGGCGGCCATCGAGGTCGAGGAAACGAAGCGGAAGTCTGAGGTCAATGAGCTTGACGATAGGATGGCCGCTCGAGTTATCGAGCTGACAGAGGATCACGGCCGTGCTCTCAAAGTAGCTCAAGAGTATTACTCCAGCATTCAGAACAAAGTGCTGGCGGACGAGAAGGTGCtgaag gaggaggcagcagaggcGCTGAAGCAGCTGACAAGAGTTGACAAGCACCTTTCAGTTGCTCAGCGAGAAAACAAGCATCTGCGGGAGTCTCTGCACGAAGCCCAGCAGGAGCTGCCCGAGCTGCGTGCTCAGCTGCAAGAATACAACCAGACCAAGGCCAAGATGGTG AAGTCCGGTGCTCGGGCAAAGATCGCAGAGAAGGAGCTGTGGGATCTAAATATCGAGCACGAGCTGCTGCGGCAGGCGTTGGAAAAG GTTAAGGAGGAGTGCGACGAGTTGCAGAGGAAGCAAAAGGAGATCAAGTTGGCGCTGCAGCAGAAGAGCGGCCTGGAGCACCTGCGGCTGGAGATGAGGCTCGCTGCTCTGACGGAAACTGTGGAGAAGACAGAGGGTCAGCTCCGCGCCGCGCTCTCCACAGCGGCCGCCACGGACACCGACAAAAGCAGCGCCGCCAACATGCTTAAG GAAACGTTGGAGTCAAAGCAGGAGACCATTGCTGAGTTAGAGGAGGACCTGGCTCAAGGGCACAAG GAGTacaagcagctgctgcagatctCCACCAGCCGACTCAGGGCTCTGGGCGTCCCTCTGCACGACTTCCCCTTCAGGCCCGCGAAGCAGACACTCAACAAATCGTAcgcaagagaaaaaaaaactgcacgTAGTTAA